One window of Thermacetogenium phaeum DSM 12270 genomic DNA carries:
- a CDS encoding ubiquitin-like domain-containing protein, with protein MSGAEIKSRLRLPTRCALVAAVTGFLVWASIAGARQEIRIVVDGKEVRHHTLQRTVGAALGEAGIELGQWDRVVPGTAAAVKNGLTVTVERAFPVRLVADGRTQTLWTTRTSVRQLLERASLELGEHDRLNLPLQAVVSRSCEIRVRRIQEKTVRERYSIPAPVERRPDGSLLKGQQRLVREGTSGEGERLVKVILEDGKVVSRQTLSERVVRPPVSRVLAYGTLNTVSRGGQILRFWKALEVRATAYSAAAGSRTATGHPVGRGVVAVDPQVIPLGSRLFVEGYGYGTALDKGSAIRGNRIDVFFPTEAECRRWGVRYVKVYVLE; from the coding sequence GTGAGCGGAGCGGAGATCAAAAGCCGGTTGCGCCTTCCCACCCGTTGTGCCCTGGTTGCCGCCGTGACGGGGTTTCTGGTGTGGGCGTCCATCGCCGGTGCCCGGCAGGAAATTAGGATCGTTGTGGACGGGAAGGAGGTGCGGCATCACACCCTGCAGCGCACAGTAGGGGCCGCCCTCGGTGAAGCGGGAATTGAGTTAGGGCAGTGGGACAGGGTGGTACCGGGAACCGCAGCAGCGGTGAAGAACGGTCTGACGGTTACCGTGGAGCGCGCCTTCCCGGTGCGCCTCGTTGCCGACGGCAGGACGCAGACCCTTTGGACCACCCGGACTTCCGTCCGGCAGCTGCTTGAGAGGGCTTCTTTGGAGCTGGGAGAGCACGACCGCCTTAATCTTCCGCTGCAGGCGGTGGTGAGCCGCAGCTGTGAGATCAGGGTGAGGCGGATTCAGGAGAAGACGGTGCGGGAAAGGTACAGCATACCCGCTCCGGTGGAAAGAAGGCCTGACGGCTCTCTCCTTAAAGGGCAGCAGCGCCTTGTCAGAGAGGGCACCTCGGGGGAGGGGGAACGCCTTGTCAAGGTGATCCTTGAAGACGGGAAGGTCGTTTCCAGGCAGACCCTTTCCGAACGGGTGGTGCGGCCCCCCGTCAGCAGGGTTCTCGCCTACGGCACGCTGAACACCGTTTCCCGCGGCGGGCAGATCCTGCGTTTTTGGAAGGCCCTGGAGGTTAGAGCTACGGCTTACAGCGCGGCGGCTGGCAGCCGCACGGCGACGGGGCACCCCGTCGGCCGGGGTGTGGTTGCGGTCGATCCCCAGGTGATCCCTTTGGGTTCCCGCCTGTTCGTCGAGGGGTATGGCTACGGTACCGCCCTCGATAAGGGGAGCGCCATCAGAGGCAACAGGATCGACGTGTTCTTTCCCACGGAAGCCGAGTGCCGCCGCTGGGGGGTGCGTTATGTGAAGGTTTACGTCCTGGAGTGA
- a CDS encoding DNA polymerase III subunit delta': protein MSGIGEAGQQKGERDLAARQLRQDLSCGSVAHAYLLAGRAADKKKRVIPAFVQALLCTAPEGGVPCGCCASCRAWERRAHQDYHCLEPEGASLKVEQVRQWQPFFRYRPQLGRHRVFHINRPELLTPAAANSLLKILEEPLGSAVFLLVTEDERGVLPTVVSRCRLVFFHPEEPGDIVRLPEGVLDAEKAEAIGRIIRQGTPAELLREARQLELDRAGAQALLDYLLKKFEQEYRRLRRCLQDGRGDAEWLGRVAGCLQLLLRGSKLLDENISVPLLLPLLLYKIQRRMHGLE from the coding sequence CTGAGCGGGATTGGGGAAGCCGGCCAGCAGAAAGGGGAGCGAGATCTTGCTGCCCGGCAGCTGCGGCAGGACTTAAGCTGCGGGAGCGTTGCTCACGCCTATCTCCTGGCCGGGCGCGCTGCGGATAAGAAGAAGCGGGTGATACCGGCTTTCGTGCAGGCCCTTCTCTGCACGGCTCCCGAGGGAGGGGTGCCGTGTGGATGCTGTGCCTCCTGCAGGGCCTGGGAGCGCCGGGCGCATCAGGATTACCACTGCCTGGAGCCGGAGGGCGCATCTCTGAAGGTCGAGCAGGTCCGGCAGTGGCAGCCTTTCTTTCGTTACCGCCCTCAGCTCGGAAGGCACCGGGTCTTTCACATCAACCGCCCGGAACTGCTGACACCTGCGGCGGCCAACAGCCTCCTCAAGATCCTGGAGGAGCCCTTGGGATCGGCGGTTTTCCTGCTGGTGACCGAAGATGAGCGGGGCGTTCTGCCGACTGTTGTTTCCCGCTGCCGGCTGGTCTTCTTCCATCCGGAAGAGCCTGGGGATATCGTGCGGCTGCCGGAGGGAGTCCTGGACGCGGAGAAGGCGGAGGCAATAGGGAGAATCATCCGGCAGGGCACCCCTGCCGAGCTGTTGCGGGAGGCGCGCCAGCTGGAATTGGACAGAGCCGGGGCGCAGGCCCTGCTGGACTACCTGCTTAAGAAATTCGAACAGGAGTACCGCCGCCTGCGCCGCTGCCTGCAGGACGGCCGCGGGGATGCAGAATGGCTCGGCAGGGTTGCCGGCTGTCTGCAGCTGCTCTTAAGAGGCAGCAAGCTGTTGGATGAAAACATTTCCGTGCCCTTGCTGTTGCCTCTGCTCTTATATAAAATCCAGAGGAGAATGCACGGGCTAGAATAG
- a CDS encoding 3D domain-containing protein: MTLVEFIDFSYVRKRKRRFGWRRYSAAVLALVFLFLGAGRLGLVPRAAYGAMWQGFRTEPASSEGKKAVQIAVGYRKGSGFFLQAFEDTPVRVHVDGTTVITRANLPPLEDILQNAGVELGTNDRAEARIVTGESKIPEIEVIRVRNRIVTEKEPIPYPVKKVRDPRLEVGKIRLCAAGREGILLQKFEITTENGVVVEKRALGSEVLREPEPRVIAYGTKAPQGVERVASRGAPPEGARRVLQVVATAYTHTGRPTASGVMPYVGGVAVDPRVIPLGTRLYVEGYGLARAVDTGGLIKGNRIDVFLETAEECYAWGKRTVNVYILD; encoded by the coding sequence GTGACTTTAGTGGAATTCATCGATTTCAGTTATGTCAGGAAGAGGAAGAGGAGGTTTGGGTGGCGCAGGTATTCCGCTGCTGTACTCGCCCTGGTGTTCCTTTTTCTCGGGGCAGGACGGCTGGGCCTGGTGCCGCGGGCGGCCTACGGGGCTATGTGGCAGGGCTTCAGGACCGAGCCCGCGTCCTCCGAAGGCAAGAAGGCTGTTCAAATTGCCGTTGGTTACAGGAAGGGGAGCGGTTTTTTCCTGCAGGCCTTCGAGGATACCCCGGTCAGGGTCCATGTCGACGGGACGACCGTAATTACCCGGGCCAACCTGCCACCCCTGGAAGATATTTTGCAGAACGCAGGGGTGGAGCTGGGGACGAATGACCGGGCGGAGGCCAGGATCGTCACCGGGGAGAGTAAGATCCCGGAGATCGAAGTGATCCGGGTGCGCAACAGGATCGTCACCGAGAAGGAGCCGATCCCCTATCCGGTTAAGAAGGTTCGTGACCCCCGCCTGGAGGTGGGGAAGATCCGCCTCTGTGCCGCAGGTCGGGAAGGGATTCTTCTCCAGAAGTTTGAGATCACCACGGAAAACGGGGTGGTCGTCGAGAAAAGGGCACTGGGCAGTGAAGTGCTGCGGGAGCCGGAACCGAGGGTGATCGCTTACGGAACAAAGGCTCCCCAGGGGGTTGAAAGGGTCGCCTCCCGCGGCGCTCCCCCTGAGGGCGCTCGCCGCGTTCTGCAGGTGGTGGCCACTGCCTATACTCACACCGGCCGGCCTACGGCATCCGGCGTCATGCCCTATGTGGGCGGGGTTGCCGTCGACCCCAGGGTCATTCCCCTGGGGACGAGGCTTTACGTAGAGGGATACGGCCTGGCCCGGGCGGTGGACACCGGGGGGCTGATTAAGGGAAACCGGATTGACGTTTTTCTGGAAACCGCTGAGGAGTGTTACGCCTGGGGGAAGCGCACCGTGAACGTCTATATCCTGGACTGA
- a CDS encoding ribonuclease H-like YkuK family protein yields MRFISPSRGPLSWEEVVADLLDYVTEDPSFSYKIIIGTDSQVREETHFVTAIVVHRVGKGARYFYCRRTYENVRSLKQRIFMEAATSLEIASKLAQSLAERGHLELDVEIHLDIGQNGETKGLIRDIVGMITGSGFDAKIKPYSCGASTVADKYTK; encoded by the coding sequence ATGCGCTTCATCAGTCCGAGCAGGGGTCCCCTGAGCTGGGAGGAGGTCGTAGCAGATCTCCTGGATTATGTGACGGAGGACCCGTCGTTCAGCTACAAGATCATCATCGGGACTGATTCTCAGGTAAGGGAGGAGACGCACTTCGTTACCGCCATTGTCGTGCACCGCGTCGGCAAGGGAGCCCGTTACTTTTACTGCCGCCGGACGTACGAGAACGTCCGCAGCTTGAAGCAGCGCATCTTTATGGAGGCGGCCACCAGCCTGGAGATCGCCAGCAAACTGGCCCAGAGCCTGGCGGAAAGGGGGCACCTGGAGCTGGACGTAGAGATCCACCTGGACATCGGGCAGAACGGGGAGACCAAGGGGTTGATCCGGGATATCGTGGGGATGATCACTGGCAGCGGCTTCGACGCCAAGATCAAGCCCTACTCCTGCGGCGCCTCCACGGTTGCGGATAAGTATACCAAGTAA
- the rsmA gene encoding 16S rRNA (adenine(1518)-N(6)/adenine(1519)-N(6))-dimethyltransferase RsmA — MVVAASPAALRALLKRYGLEPKKGLGQHFLWQARLVERIADAAELTEKDLVLEIGPGTGNLTAALARRAGMVVAVEIDRSLFPLLKETLAGLENVRLVAGDAKSVDYRELLEICAPGFTGPCKVLGNLPYYITSPLIMRLLGQGFRKELLVFMVQKEVADRIAAAPGGKEYGSLSVAVQYYAEPEVLFRVPPDAFFPPPDVASAVVRLRCRSRPAVKVRDEGLFFEVVHAAFRYRRKTIKNALREAGLLVPERESRFFAEVGIDPGRRGETFGLKEFALMADALFEMRERKEQ, encoded by the coding sequence ATGGTTGTGGCGGCGTCACCGGCGGCTCTGCGGGCGCTCCTGAAGCGCTACGGATTGGAGCCTAAAAAGGGATTGGGGCAGCACTTCCTCTGGCAGGCCCGGCTGGTCGAGCGCATTGCCGATGCCGCGGAGCTAACGGAGAAGGATCTCGTGCTGGAGATCGGCCCGGGAACGGGGAATCTCACCGCTGCCCTGGCGCGCCGGGCGGGGATGGTGGTGGCGGTGGAGATCGACCGTTCGCTGTTCCCTCTGCTGAAAGAAACCCTGGCGGGGTTGGAGAACGTCCGCCTGGTGGCGGGGGACGCCAAAAGCGTAGATTACCGGGAGCTGCTGGAGATCTGCGCCCCCGGCTTCACAGGCCCCTGCAAGGTGTTGGGGAATCTCCCATACTACATCACAAGCCCGCTGATCATGCGTCTGCTCGGCCAGGGGTTCCGCAAGGAACTCCTGGTTTTTATGGTGCAGAAGGAGGTCGCCGATCGGATTGCCGCCGCGCCAGGAGGGAAGGAATACGGCTCCCTGTCGGTTGCCGTCCAGTACTACGCGGAGCCGGAGGTTTTGTTTCGCGTGCCCCCCGACGCCTTCTTCCCCCCGCCGGACGTAGCCTCTGCCGTTGTCAGGCTGCGCTGCCGTTCCCGGCCGGCGGTGAAGGTGCGGGATGAAGGCCTTTTTTTTGAGGTGGTGCATGCCGCCTTCCGCTACCGCCGCAAGACTATCAAAAACGCCCTGCGGGAAGCCGGCCTGCTGGTTCCGGAGCGGGAAAGCCGCTTCTTTGCGGAGGTGGGGATCGATCCCGGACGCCGCGGCGAGACGTTCGGTTTAAAGGAGTTTGCCCTGATGGCGGATGCTTTATTCGAGATGAGGGAAAGGAAGGAGCAGTAA
- a CDS encoding AbrB/MazE/SpoVT family DNA-binding domain-containing protein — MKSTGVVRKVDELGRVVIPIELRRTLGIAEKDALEIYVDQEKIILKKYEPACIFCGNADNITHFRGKNVCQECAKAMAQEMAREAV, encoded by the coding sequence ATGAAGTCAACTGGTGTCGTCAGAAAAGTGGACGAGCTCGGGAGAGTAGTCATTCCCATCGAGCTGCGCCGCACCCTGGGAATCGCCGAAAAAGATGCTCTGGAGATCTACGTCGATCAGGAAAAGATCATCCTCAAGAAGTACGAGCCGGCATGCATCTTTTGCGGCAATGCGGACAACATTACCCACTTCCGGGGCAAAAACGTCTGCCAGGAGTGCGCCAAGGCCATGGCCCAGGAGATGGCCCGCGAGGCCGTCTAG
- a CDS encoding ISLre2-like element ISTph1 family transposase, whose product MLDIRHIVGAVLLFVKGLVKLIGECEDFSELEKGVHELCQDVCNQIFTWALEKIDTRLMNERDRSIWEVVGFRTKTAISTFGEFPLKRRLYRNKETGETKFFLDELLGWPERARVTPYLKELAIKLSTELSFGRAAEILSYLVPKLSTMTIWHITQEAGEILQREGEEKRAAVFEDGGAPGGKEVVGELHIEGDGVIVNLQREKEKRGEIKHIVTYEGKKQVSRNRFALQNKLVVSTLSEGQVAWEESYARAGGKWDLEQIKEIYIGGDGAKWIKEGLEYFPGAVYCLDPYHLNRHLTEALWYDEETFQKVGAAISHSNWQETQAILTEAIKKTRGNRKKRLIKLLHYLEENWTGIINSAGAKRLGTIEGQIQHNVARRMKRLGAKWTTTGGDRMARLLAAKANGELSNYASRWPVEHGKLKEIAQIKPVEKSVEKQKAGEIGEWLQATIPALKGPFADRPWIKHVLRELTRPEFAALIC is encoded by the coding sequence ATGTTAGATATTCGCCACATAGTGGGGGCAGTCCTTCTTTTTGTCAAAGGTTTAGTCAAATTAATTGGAGAGTGCGAAGACTTCTCTGAGCTTGAGAAAGGGGTTCACGAACTCTGCCAGGACGTGTGTAACCAGATTTTCACCTGGGCATTAGAAAAGATCGATACCCGTCTGATGAATGAACGAGACCGGAGCATCTGGGAGGTTGTCGGTTTTCGGACAAAAACAGCCATCAGCACCTTTGGGGAATTTCCCTTAAAAAGGCGCCTGTACAGGAACAAAGAAACCGGGGAAACCAAATTCTTTTTAGACGAACTGCTGGGCTGGCCGGAGCGGGCCAGGGTTACTCCTTACCTCAAAGAGTTGGCAATCAAACTAAGCACCGAACTTTCCTTTGGCCGGGCAGCGGAGATATTGAGTTATCTTGTACCTAAATTAAGCACCATGACCATCTGGCATATCACCCAAGAAGCAGGCGAAATACTGCAGCGAGAAGGGGAAGAGAAGAGAGCGGCGGTATTTGAAGACGGAGGAGCACCAGGTGGGAAAGAAGTGGTTGGGGAGTTGCATATTGAAGGTGACGGAGTGATAGTCAATCTGCAACGGGAAAAAGAGAAGCGAGGAGAAATCAAACACATAGTAACCTACGAAGGGAAGAAACAAGTTAGCCGGAACCGCTTTGCTCTGCAAAACAAGCTTGTTGTAAGCACCCTAAGTGAAGGACAAGTGGCCTGGGAAGAGAGCTATGCTCGGGCTGGGGGGAAATGGGATTTAGAACAGATCAAAGAGATCTACATAGGTGGCGATGGAGCAAAATGGATCAAAGAGGGGCTGGAATACTTCCCCGGTGCTGTATACTGCTTAGACCCATACCATCTAAACAGGCATTTAACCGAAGCCCTCTGGTATGACGAAGAAACCTTTCAGAAAGTAGGCGCAGCCATCTCTCATAGCAACTGGCAGGAAACCCAAGCAATACTCACAGAAGCAATCAAAAAAACCAGAGGCAACCGGAAAAAGAGGCTCATCAAGCTATTGCATTATCTTGAAGAGAACTGGACGGGGATTATTAACTCGGCAGGAGCAAAACGTTTAGGAACCATCGAAGGGCAGATTCAGCACAACGTAGCACGGCGGATGAAACGCCTGGGGGCCAAGTGGACCACAACCGGAGGAGACCGGATGGCCCGGCTTCTGGCTGCCAAAGCAAACGGAGAGCTTAGCAATTATGCTTCGCGCTGGCCAGTGGAACATGGAAAGCTGAAGGAGATAGCGCAGATAAAACCGGTAGAAAAGTCGGTAGAAAAACAAAAAGCCGGAGAAATAGGGGAATGGCTGCAGGCGACAATACCGGCATTAAAAGGGCCTTTTGCGGATCGTCCCTGGATAAAACATGTTTTACGGGAACTGACCCGGCCGGAATTTGCTGCTCTTATTTGCTAA
- the rsmI gene encoding 16S rRNA (cytidine(1402)-2'-O)-methyltransferase: MRPLGKKRAHPAAGKKGLPKGRMAGMGELYLCATPLGNLEDITLRALRVLAEVDLIAAEDTRHTRKLLAHYKIATPTTSYHEHNEREKLPFLLSELSRGKSVALVSDAGTPAISDPGSLLVRRALEEGHRVTVVPGASAVISALVVSGMPAYPFYFYGFLPRKRGERRELLQELEGNAWTGVFYEAPHRLRETLTDFVEVWGEGRRVAVVRELTKQFEEVYRGSFAEAREHYMRQEPRGEITLVVEGKRGEGTGLPRQNAAEIREAVAALMAAGADLHDACKAVGRALKIGKSEVYRAFHD, translated from the coding sequence GTGAGGCCGCTGGGGAAGAAGAGAGCCCATCCGGCGGCGGGGAAGAAGGGGCTGCCGAAGGGGAGAATGGCGGGAATGGGTGAGCTCTACCTCTGCGCCACTCCTTTAGGCAACCTGGAGGACATCACTCTGCGCGCCCTGCGGGTGCTGGCCGAGGTCGACCTGATCGCCGCAGAGGATACCAGGCATACCCGGAAGCTGCTTGCCCATTATAAGATCGCCACGCCGACGACCAGTTATCACGAGCACAATGAGCGGGAGAAGCTGCCCTTTCTGCTTTCCGAGCTCTCCCGAGGGAAGTCCGTGGCCCTGGTGAGCGATGCCGGAACTCCGGCGATCTCCGATCCGGGCAGCCTCCTGGTGCGGCGGGCGCTGGAAGAGGGGCATCGGGTTACGGTGGTGCCGGGCGCTTCGGCAGTGATTTCCGCTCTGGTCGTTTCGGGAATGCCCGCCTACCCCTTTTACTTTTACGGTTTTCTGCCGCGCAAAAGGGGGGAGCGGCGGGAGCTCCTGCAGGAGCTGGAGGGGAATGCCTGGACGGGGGTGTTTTACGAGGCGCCTCACCGCCTCCGGGAGACCCTGACGGATTTTGTCGAGGTCTGGGGGGAGGGGCGCCGAGTGGCGGTGGTGAGGGAGCTCACCAAGCAGTTCGAGGAGGTCTATCGGGGTTCCTTCGCCGAGGCGAGGGAGCACTACATGAGGCAGGAGCCGCGGGGTGAGATCACCCTGGTCGTCGAGGGGAAGCGGGGGGAAGGAACCGGCCTTCCCCGCCAAAATGCCGCAGAAATCCGGGAGGCGGTAGCTGCCCTCATGGCGGCGGGTGCGGACCTCCACGACGCCTGCAAGGCGGTAGGGCGCGCCCTGAAGATCGGCAAGAGCGAGGTCTACCGCGCCTTTCATGACTAA
- a CDS encoding PSP1 domain-containing protein → MDGNEKLSEETQAAPRERNAPCEAEGGSVTVVGVRFRKAGRVYYFKPGEEDLQPGDRVIVETVRGIESGTVVMGPQELPLDEVVVPLREVIRKATPEDIAVVAENERRAREAFAICEQKIVEHGLPMKLVDVEFTFDVGKILFYFTAEGRVDFRELVKDLAAIFRTRIELRQIGVRDEAKLLGGIGPCGRELCCSTWLGDFEPVSIRMAKGQNLSLNPTKISGICGRLMCCLKFENECYNCMRQEQEAEAEESACGEAAGEEESPSGGGEEGAAEGENGGNG, encoded by the coding sequence ATGGACGGTAATGAAAAGTTAAGTGAAGAGACACAGGCCGCCCCGCGGGAGCGGAATGCGCCCTGTGAGGCTGAGGGCGGGTCAGTAACCGTTGTCGGGGTCAGATTTCGCAAGGCGGGTAGGGTTTATTATTTCAAGCCGGGGGAGGAGGATCTCCAGCCTGGGGACAGGGTGATCGTGGAGACGGTCAGGGGGATCGAATCCGGAACCGTCGTCATGGGGCCTCAGGAACTGCCCCTGGATGAGGTGGTGGTTCCTCTGCGCGAGGTGATCCGCAAAGCCACGCCGGAGGATATCGCCGTTGTCGCCGAGAACGAAAGGCGCGCCCGGGAGGCTTTTGCCATCTGCGAGCAGAAAATAGTCGAGCACGGTCTGCCCATGAAGCTCGTCGATGTGGAGTTTACTTTCGATGTGGGTAAGATTCTTTTCTACTTCACCGCCGAAGGGAGAGTGGACTTCCGGGAGCTGGTCAAGGACCTGGCCGCCATCTTCAGGACGCGGATCGAGCTCCGCCAGATTGGAGTCAGGGATGAAGCCAAGCTGCTGGGGGGGATCGGCCCCTGCGGCAGGGAGCTCTGCTGCAGCACCTGGCTGGGGGATTTTGAGCCGGTTTCCATCCGCATGGCCAAAGGGCAGAACCTCTCCCTGAATCCGACCAAGATCAGCGGCATCTGCGGCAGGTTGATGTGCTGCTTGAAATTCGAGAACGAGTGCTACAACTGCATGCGCCAGGAGCAGGAGGCGGAAGCGGAAGAGAGCGCCTGCGGTGAGGCCGCTGGGGAAGAAGAGAGCCCATCCGGCGGCGGGGAAGAAGGGGCTGCCGAAGGGGAGAATGGCGGGAATGGGTGA
- the metG gene encoding methionine--tRNA ligase: MSERSFYVTTPIYYPSDRLHIGHAYTTVAADCLARYKRMRGYDVFFLTGSDEHGQKIERKAAEKGTDPQSYVDRIVASFKELWKSLKVSNDDFIRTTEPRHQKAVQAIFQKLYEQGDIYKSYYEGLYCTPCEAFWLERQLVDGNCPDCGRPVEPMREESYFFRLSKYQDRLLRYIEENPDFIQPAARRNEMINFIRQGLDDLCVTRTTFSWGVPVPFAPGHVVYVWFDALVNYLSALGWQDGDERFEKYWPHAVHLVGKDIVRFHTVIWPIILMAAGIELPRAVFGHGWMLLEGGKMSKSKGNVVDPLVLIDRYGVDAVRYYLLRELPYGGDGYYSEENLVNRINTDLANDLGNLISRTLGMVKKYRGGVLPAPGGLEGPDSDLIACAAESKRELERQLERFDFSSALAAIWQLVRRANRYVDETTPWNLVRDPGQQERLGTVLYNLSEAVRHLAVWCTPFMPVFPERVFEQFGIGDRKDLQTWESTASWGLVPAGLNVRPGPGLFPRIQEQQEERAVEVAVSEPKAAQGDKAGKEKEKPRRDGAAAEQITIEDFARCDLRVALVRSAERIKGADRLLKLEVDLGTETRTVVAGIAQHYTPEELVGKRVIVVANLAPARLRGVTSNGMILAAGEGESLGLITVEREIPPGARVR; this comes from the coding sequence ATGAGTGAACGTTCTTTTTATGTAACGACTCCCATTTATTATCCCAGCGACAGGCTGCACATCGGCCACGCCTACACCACCGTGGCGGCGGACTGCCTTGCCCGCTACAAGCGGATGCGCGGCTATGACGTCTTTTTTTTGACGGGTTCTGACGAACACGGCCAGAAGATCGAGCGCAAGGCCGCAGAAAAGGGCACCGATCCCCAATCTTATGTCGACCGGATCGTCGCCTCCTTTAAGGAGCTGTGGAAGAGCCTCAAGGTCTCCAACGACGACTTCATCCGCACCACCGAACCCCGCCATCAGAAGGCGGTGCAGGCCATTTTCCAGAAGCTCTACGAGCAGGGGGACATCTACAAGTCCTACTATGAGGGGTTGTACTGCACCCCCTGTGAGGCCTTCTGGCTGGAACGCCAGCTTGTCGACGGCAACTGCCCGGACTGCGGGCGGCCGGTGGAGCCCATGAGGGAGGAGAGCTACTTCTTCCGCCTCTCCAAGTATCAGGACAGGCTGTTGCGCTATATCGAGGAGAACCCCGATTTCATCCAGCCGGCTGCGCGGCGCAATGAGATGATCAACTTTATCAGGCAGGGGCTGGATGACCTCTGCGTCACCAGAACGACCTTCAGCTGGGGGGTGCCTGTTCCCTTTGCCCCCGGGCATGTGGTCTACGTCTGGTTCGACGCTCTGGTCAATTACCTCTCCGCCCTGGGCTGGCAGGACGGGGATGAGCGCTTCGAAAAGTACTGGCCGCACGCCGTTCACCTGGTGGGGAAGGATATCGTGCGCTTCCATACGGTGATCTGGCCGATCATCCTGATGGCGGCGGGGATTGAGCTGCCGAGGGCGGTCTTCGGGCACGGCTGGATGCTCCTGGAGGGTGGGAAGATGTCCAAGTCGAAGGGCAATGTGGTCGATCCCCTCGTTCTCATCGACCGCTACGGCGTCGATGCGGTTCGCTATTACCTGCTCCGGGAGCTTCCCTACGGAGGGGACGGATATTACAGCGAGGAAAACCTCGTCAACAGGATCAACACCGATCTGGCCAACGACCTGGGGAACCTGATCAGCCGCACTCTGGGGATGGTCAAGAAGTACCGGGGCGGGGTGCTGCCCGCACCCGGCGGCCTGGAGGGGCCCGACAGCGACCTGATCGCCTGTGCGGCGGAGTCCAAGAGGGAGCTGGAAAGGCAGCTGGAGCGCTTCGACTTCAGCAGCGCTCTGGCCGCCATCTGGCAGCTGGTGCGCCGCGCCAACCGCTATGTGGATGAGACGACCCCCTGGAATCTGGTGCGGGATCCCGGGCAGCAGGAGCGGTTGGGAACGGTTCTCTACAATTTAAGTGAGGCCGTGCGCCATCTTGCAGTCTGGTGCACACCCTTCATGCCGGTATTCCCGGAGCGCGTCTTCGAGCAGTTCGGGATCGGCGACCGGAAGGACCTGCAGACCTGGGAGAGCACCGCCAGCTGGGGGCTGGTGCCCGCCGGCCTTAATGTGCGGCCTGGTCCGGGGCTCTTTCCGCGCATCCAGGAGCAGCAGGAGGAGAGGGCGGTCGAGGTCGCCGTCAGCGAGCCGAAAGCGGCGCAGGGGGATAAGGCCGGGAAGGAAAAGGAGAAACCCCGGAGAGACGGGGCCGCCGCTGAGCAGATCACCATTGAGGATTTCGCCAGGTGCGATCTCCGGGTGGCCCTGGTCCGGAGTGCCGAAAGGATCAAAGGTGCCGATCGCCTCTTGAAGCTGGAGGTCGATCTGGGAACGGAGACGAGGACGGTGGTCGCCGGGATCGCCCAGCACTATACCCCGGAAGAGCTGGTCGGCAAGCGGGTGATCGTCGTGGCCAACCTCGCTCCGGCCCGGCTGCGGGGGGTGACCTCCAACGGGATGATCCTGGCGGCGGGCGAGGGGGAGAGCCTGGGCCTGATCACGGTGGAGCGGGAGATCCCCCCCGGAGCCCGGGTCAGATAA
- a CDS encoding TatD family hydrolase, whose translation MVVSTLEIIDTHAHLDDAKFAGDLDGVLSRAREAGVFRIICVGSDLTSSRHAVALAQEHEWIYAAVGVHPHDAAGVQPRTWDGLRLLASQERVVAWGEIGLDLHYNFSPPEKQEEVFRRQLEIAGELGLPVIIHDRDAHRETLEILKDYPGLPGVVFHCFSGDAGIAEECLARGYYFGIGGTLTYPKNGKLREVVRMLPLERIFLETDCPYLPPQPWRGKRNEPGYLPAVVDEISRVKGVSPEVVAGTTTMAAARFFRLVDHR comes from the coding sequence ATGGTCGTAAGCACGTTGGAAATAATCGATACTCATGCCCATCTTGATGACGCTAAGTTCGCCGGAGACCTGGATGGTGTTCTCTCCCGGGCGCGGGAGGCGGGGGTTTTCAGGATCATCTGCGTAGGGAGTGATCTCACCTCCTCCCGGCATGCGGTGGCTCTGGCGCAGGAACATGAGTGGATCTATGCGGCGGTAGGTGTGCACCCCCATGATGCCGCAGGGGTGCAGCCGCGCACCTGGGACGGGCTGCGCCTCCTTGCCTCTCAGGAACGGGTTGTTGCCTGGGGGGAAATCGGTCTGGATCTTCACTACAATTTTTCACCCCCGGAGAAGCAGGAGGAGGTTTTCCGGCGGCAGCTGGAAATTGCCGGGGAGCTCGGACTGCCGGTCATCATCCACGACCGGGATGCCCACCGGGAGACACTGGAAATATTGAAGGATTACCCCGGCCTCCCCGGGGTGGTCTTCCACTGCTTCTCCGGTGATGCCGGCATTGCCGAAGAGTGCCTGGCGAGGGGCTATTATTTTGGGATAGGGGGAACGCTCACCTACCCGAAAAACGGGAAGCTTCGGGAGGTGGTCAGAATGCTCCCCCTGGAGCGGATCTTCCTGGAAACGGACTGCCCTTATCTGCCCCCCCAGCCCTGGCGGGGTAAGCGCAACGAGCCCGGCTACCTCCCGGCAGTTGTGGATGAGATCTCCAGGGTTAAGGGGGTTTCCCCCGAGGTTGTGGCAGGTACGACGACTATGGCTGCGGCGAGGTTCTTCCGGCTGGTTGACCACCGGTAG